aaaggaTTAGTTAGAGAATGgtaatagattttgaaattgaaaggaatatttacaaagattttgttaaaccctatgaaataaaattttagactaTTAGTTTGagaatttgtaaaaatgtcaGCACCTCTCTCGCgctgttttattttctatacctTCTCCAATCGCCGGCCACCGACTCGCCGCCGCGCGTTTTCTCCGTTGAGGGTAAGGATTTGGCGGTTTTTGTGGGTTTTTCTTGGATTATCTTGAATGCCTACTAAGTTAGATTTTAGAGTCCGGGACTGTCCCAAGTTCAAGAGCATTTAGTGGGTTTTTGGTTGAGATCTTTGTTTGGAGTTTGAAAGAAGCCCTGCGTTTGACCAAAGATGTCTCGGAGATCGACTAGGTTAGTGGAAAAGACGAATGTTGTATCTGAGGGAAACCTTAAAGCTCATAGAAGGAGTCAAAAGTCGACACAAAATAATGAGGTTAAGCTAAATGAAGTTATGTTTCCCCCATCTTTTGAGCAATTAGAgggaaagaagagaaagacgTACAATAAGAGGTCAATGGTCACAAAAGCAACTGCTTCGAAGAATCAGGGGATCGACAAAAAAGGGAGTGGGAGATTAAGGAAGAGGGTGTATTATCAAAAAGTGGTTTTTGATGGCGGTGAATTTGAGGCTGGGAACGATGTTTATGTGAAGAGGAGAGAAGATGCAAGCTCTGATGATGAAGATCCTGAAGTTGAGGAGTGTAGAGTGTGCTTTAAATCTGGAAACGCTATAATGATAGAGTGTGATGACTGTCTTGGTGATTTCCATTTGAAGTGTTTGAAGCCTCCAATGAAGGTGGTTCCTGAGGGGGATTGGATTTGTGGGTTTTGTGAGGCTGCCAAATTGGGCAAAGAGGTTCAATTGCCAAAGCCTCCGGAGGGTAAAAAACGGGTTAGGACAATGAGGGAGAAGCTTCTAGCTGGCGATTTATGGGCTGCTCACATTGAAAGTATATGGAAAGAAGTAACGGGTAACCATCATTGTAAGGTTAGATAGTATATAATCCCAGAAGAGACTGCAGCTGGAAGGCAACCGCATAACTTGAAGAGAGAGCTTTACTTGACTAATGATTTTGCAGATATTGAGATGGAATCGCTTCTTAGACTGTGTGAAGTCATGAATCCGAAAGACTATTATAAAGCCAAGGAAGGggatgatatatttttatgtgaGTATGAATATGGCGTTCGTTGGCATAGTTTCAAGAGGTTGGCTGAAATTGATAAAGAACAGGATAGTGAAGCAGTTGATAGTGACACAGAGTGGAAGTTGGACCAGAATGCAGATTCCGATTCAGACGGTGATgtgaaatatgaagaagagaGAGCACAAATTTTACTATCTCGAATTAGCTCAACCCATGAATTAGCTGCAAATTCAAAGAAAGGACAATTTTGTGGACTACAAAAGATAGGAGCTAAGAAGATCCCAGAGCATACAAGAAGTCGCAAACAGACTGAATTGGAAAGAGCAAAGGCAACCCTCATGTTGGCGTCACTACCCAAGTCCCTTCCGTgtagaaataaagaaatcgAGGAGATAACTACATTTATTGAAAGTGCTTTATGTGATGATCAATGCTTGGGTCGATGCTTGTACATCTATGGTGTTCCAGGAACAGGTAAGACAATGAGTGTGCTGTCGGTAATGAGAAACTTGCGGGCTAAAGTTGATGCAGGAAATCTAAGGCCTCATTGCTTTGTGGAGGTTAATGGTCTAAAGCTGGCAGCACCAGAAAATATATACAGGGTTATTCATGAAGCATTAACTGGGCATAGGGTTAATTGGAAAAAGGCGCTTCAGTTGTTGACCAAACGTTTTTCAGACGTAAATAGTTGCAGGGATGATGAGCGACCTTGCATTCTGCTCATTGATGAACTTGATCTTCTTGTAACAAGAAATCAGTCAATTCTGTACAACATTCTCGATTGGCCTACAAAGCCACAAGCCAAGTTGATTGTGATAGGAATTGCAAATACCATGGACCTACCAGAGAAGTTGCTTCCTCGAATTTCAAGCCGAATGGGTATTGAAAGGCTTTGAGCAATGTGCAACATGATTCCTGCTTTTTCAGAGCTCTTGTTCGGCAGCGTAGTCGAATCATATAAGGAGAAAGACTAATACTTGCTAGGACGTGACAGTAAGACTATGATCATACGATAGTGGATTTATAATTTCGtacatttgttttgttttaggttCAACTTTACGAATgtaaagaaagttaaaatcataattaagaaaaatgaaaactaacataaatctcaataacTAAAAACGGGTCCCTTAAACAAAATGGTTTATTATTGAAtgataaacataaattttagaattgaaTACAACAGTGAATGAAACATCAAATGTAACTAAAATGgcaataaaatatgaaaaaaagtaGCATAAGAGAATTATAACAGGACATCTAGTCTCTGAGGTGTCCTACTGTATATTTGTCTAGAACTTAGACTGAATGTTGGCTATTATAGCAGAATCAGTTTGGAAAGCCTTAGCAAGAATATTGGTCGAGATGTCGGGCTTTGATCCAAAAACAGCATTAGCAATAGTAATAACACCTGGGTTTTGGCTGCTCAAAGCTGCAATGGCAACTGCAGGGCCATAACCAATGTTCTGTTGAAAGTGAATTAGTCCAATGGGAAAGACGAAGACATCACCCTTGTTCAGTGTCTTGGTTATGAGACGGTTTTCTGGGTTAGAGGTGACGAAGCCAACCAAGAGAGTGCCTTCGAGGACAGT
This DNA window, taken from Cucumis sativus cultivar 9930 chromosome 6, Cucumber_9930_V3, whole genome shotgun sequence, encodes the following:
- the LOC116404379 gene encoding origin of replication complex subunit 1-like, whose product is MESLLRLCEVMNPKDYYKAKEGDDIFLCEYEYGVRWHSFKRLAEIDKEQDSEAVDSDTEWKLDQNADSDSDGDVKYEEERAQILLSRISSTHELAANSKKGQFCGLQKIGAKKIPEHTRSRKQTELERAKATLMLASLPKSLPCRNKEIEEITTFIESALCDDQCLGRCLYIYGVPGTGKTMSVLSVMRNLRAKVDAGNLRPHCFVEVNGLKLAAPENIYRVIHEALTGHRVNWKKALQLLTKRFSDVNSCRDDERPCILLIDELDLLVTRNQSILYNILDWPTKPQAKLIVIGIANTMDLPEKLLPRISSRMGIERL
- the LOC101210651 gene encoding origin of replication complex subunit 1B-like codes for the protein MSRRSTRLVEKTNVVSEGNLKAHRRSQKSTQNNEVKLNEVMFPPSFEQLEGKKRKTYNKRSMVTKATASKNQGIDKKGSGRLRKRVYYQKVVFDGGEFEAGNDVYVKRREDASSDDEDPEVEECRVCFKSGNAIMIECDDCLGDFHLKCLKPPMKVVPEGDWICGFCEAAKLGKEVQLPKPPEGKKRVRTMREKLLAGDLWAAHIESIWKEVTGNHHCKVR